A stretch of DNA from Plasmodium vinckei vinckei genome assembly, chromosome: PVVCY_07:
atatatatatatttttttttgctttttttttataaatattttatgatatatatagaacaattttttatattaatttataagtattgatacttttattatagGCCATTAGGgtttacataatttttaattcttatTGTTTATCACAATGCAAAATTCAATTAGTCCAAACTagtgaaatatataagtagCAGGATTTATTATGTACTTATATAATTCGATTTTTTGTAAACAGTTTTAGCTAGTCTCCCCCTatctaaatatattttttttttcctttttaagtataaaaaaaaataaagtgaAAACCGGGGGAAAACCTTTTTTCCATGTTTCTCAACTCAAACAATATCAACTTGAATGGAATGTATCACAACTAATTTATTTACccgaattaaaaaatgtcacatttatatgaagaagtatataaaaaaagaaaatattatgatagGGCATTATGCAATGATTATGAAGACTggttaaataaaatacaatacTCTAAGACTGTTTACATTGGCAACTTATCCATTTACACAACGGAGCAGCAAATATACGAGGTAAGAAAATGTTCTTTATGCATGTCcacgttttttttttcgtattTTTTCCGACATTTTTCTAACATGCTTCTTCCTTTTTTCTGACATTTTCTTATAGCACATGAACAAGGCCGGGGAGGTCGAGAACATAATAATGGGACTGCACCGAACCGAGAAGTCTCCTTGCGGGTTTTGTTTTGTagtatataaaagaaaagaagGAGCAACACAATCTGTTAACTTCCTTAATAATTCCATATTAGATGGAAGAATAATAAGAGTAGATGAAGACTTAGGAATTATAGGAAAACGAAAATATGGAAGAGGTAAAACAGGTGTACAAAAAAGAGATGAACGAAATAAACATTTTGATGAAGATAGACCAATAGTACTTGATAGTATAGCACAACAACATTTagttacaaaaaaaagaaaatttaataataataataataattatcataatCCAAATGTTtacaataatatgtatCATCCATATGAAAGAAATGTCAAGCCAAGGGTTTTAACAAATAATCATCAAAATCCTAATCCTGCAAATTTTAGACATGTTGTTACGTTATACCCCAATGCACAACACTTAATGACAtataatagaaataaaaacaacaaaccatataattataaaaaagaaagaaaaccAAACATGTGAATTATGTTCTGCTCCAAATGGCAAACGGTGGTGAACATATGCATGTGTTATATCAAATGTTTacgtatttttttttataaaattttaattattttttgtttttcataAACTGTTTGACTAGCCTCATTTTGCAAATGTACTCTTAAAAAGAGAAAGCCAAAAaggtttaaaaaaaatatgaaaaaaatatgaaaaaaaatatgaaaaaaatatgaaaaaaaatatgaaaaaaatatgaaaaaaaatatgaaaaaaatatgaaaaaaaatatgaaaaaaatatgaaaaaaaatggaaataaaaagcaCACACATGTATGCTACAAATTAAGCTTAAAAGTATTTAAAAATCGATTTGTGAAATTCATCAAAATCttttattcctttttttatttcaaaatcgataaaattatattttaaatttttaaaaaaatcaataatTTGTGCATTACTAGATTCATAAGAATTTAATCGGTGTAAAATTGTTTCTTCATTATCGTCACTTCTTTTAACTAAATCTGCATTCCCTTTACAAATATGACAATTTTTTGATGGTAAGAGTGGTGGCATATCAAATTGCTCATCTCTTATATCAACAATGTTGAAAGAATTATTACAGGTAGAGCATATTCTCCTTCCTaataactttttaattagtatatatt
This window harbors:
- a CDS encoding nuclear cap-binding protein subunit 2, putative, with the protein product MSHLYEEVYKKRKYYDRALCNDYEDWLNKIQYSKTVYIGNLSIYTTEQQIYEHMNKAGEVENIIMGLHRTEKSPCGFCFVVYKRKEGATQSVNFLNNSILDGRIIRVDEDLGIIGKRKYGRGKTGVQKRDERNKHFDEDRPIVLDSIAQQHLVTKKRKFNNNNNNYHNPNVYNNMYHPYERNVKPRVLTNNHQNPNPANFRHVVTLYPNAQHLMTYNRNKNNKPYNYKKERKPNM